A genomic stretch from Candidatus Nitrososphaera gargensis Ga9.2 includes:
- a CDS encoding PAC2 family protein, producing MKLDKLKDIKADEFMVFASLPDMGRVGGLVSSFLSQHLKAEQVAEITSSDKPWVSYTDGVVKSASDAYKIFYDKRHKLLIFTGESQPQDPAELHRLCNMLLDYVQSIGGKVTRLYGAGGYLREQVTGAPRVCGVVNRPELKRVLAKAGIDFVGNEITSITWFNGLILGLAAERGIDAIGLFGEIAETTVPQPLAAKTIISAFSKLEDIPIDTKPLDRQYESILEEIQKTKGSSKFGPGIG from the coding sequence ATGAAGCTTGATAAGCTAAAGGACATCAAGGCAGACGAGTTCATGGTGTTTGCCTCGCTCCCGGACATGGGCAGGGTCGGCGGGCTGGTCTCGTCGTTCCTGTCACAGCACCTAAAGGCAGAGCAGGTAGCAGAGATAACATCAAGCGACAAGCCGTGGGTTTCATATACTGACGGCGTGGTGAAAAGCGCAAGCGACGCTTACAAGATATTCTATGACAAGCGTCACAAGCTGCTGATATTCACCGGCGAGTCGCAGCCGCAGGACCCTGCCGAGCTCCACAGGCTCTGCAACATGCTCCTTGACTATGTCCAGTCGATAGGAGGCAAGGTAACAAGGCTCTACGGCGCCGGCGGCTACCTGCGCGAGCAGGTAACAGGCGCGCCCCGGGTCTGTGGGGTGGTGAACAGGCCGGAGCTAAAGAGGGTTCTTGCAAAGGCAGGCATCGATTTTGTCGGAAACGAGATAACGAGCATAACTTGGTTCAATGGCCTGATCCTCGGGCTTGCAGCAGAAAGGGGCATCGACGCGATCGGGCTGTTTGGTGAGATAGCGGAGACGACCGTTCCCCAGCCGCTTGCCGCAAAGACCATAATCTCGGCTTTTTCGAAGCTGGAGGACATACCGATAGACACCAAGCCGCTTGACAGGCAGTACGAGTCGATTCTTGAAGAGATCCAGAAAACGAAAGGGTCGTCGAAATTCGGGCCTGGCATAGGCTAG
- a CDS encoding twin-arginine translocase TatA/TatE family subunit: MEEASAALLMSIAGTEWIIIILLGLVLLFGTKKLPQFSRSMGKAMGEFEKARIMFKREMEEAADPLRSVSRIPKITGPVATEREKLETIANSLGIGGYAGMTDEQLRTLISKRIAS; this comes from the coding sequence ATGGAAGAAGCGTCAGCCGCCTTGCTGATGAGCATCGCCGGAACAGAATGGATCATAATAATACTGCTGGGCCTGGTCCTGCTCTTTGGCACCAAAAAGCTTCCCCAGTTCTCTCGCAGCATGGGCAAGGCCATGGGCGAATTTGAAAAGGCAAGGATCATGTTCAAGCGAGAGATGGAAGAAGCAGCGGACCCTCTTAGGAGCGTCAGCAGGATACCCAAGATAACTGGCCCCGTCGCAACCGAAAGGGAAAAGCTTGAAACAATAGCCAATTCTCTTGGTATAGGGGGGTACGCCGGCATGACCGACGAGCAGCTCCGCACGCTCATATCAAAAAGGATAGCAAGCTAG
- a CDS encoding Rieske (2Fe-2S) protein: protein MPEEGEKWIKVCDDKALKNGDMLDFDHGDKKILLARAGGKVFATDRICTHAYADLSMGVMNEEEKTVTCPLHLSAFKLDSGVPQNLPAEEPLKTYKVKIQDNAIYIQLG from the coding sequence ATGCCAGAAGAAGGAGAAAAATGGATCAAGGTATGTGATGACAAGGCGCTCAAGAACGGCGACATGCTTGACTTTGATCACGGCGACAAAAAGATCCTACTGGCAAGGGCCGGTGGCAAGGTGTTTGCCACCGACAGGATATGCACGCACGCCTATGCAGACCTGTCGATGGGCGTCATGAACGAGGAAGAAAAAACTGTTACCTGCCCGTTACACCTGTCTGCGTTCAAACTGGACAGCGGCGTCCCACAGAACCTGCCTGCAGAAGAGCCGCTTAAAACTTACAAGGTTAAAATACAGGATAACGCAATTTACATTCAGTTAGGATAG
- a CDS encoding NUDIX domain-containing protein codes for MRYSNPTPTVDIILQQGSKVLMIRRKKDPFKGQLALPGGFVNEGETAEDAMKREAMEETSLEVEPIDILGVYSDPRRDPRKHIMSVVFVGIIIGGSGKAGDDAEGIEWVELADIERQQFAFDHITILRDYKKWKASGGTFWSTKRRNE; via the coding sequence GTGAGATATAGCAACCCGACCCCGACTGTAGATATCATACTTCAACAGGGTTCCAAGGTTTTGATGATAAGACGCAAGAAGGACCCATTCAAGGGACAGCTAGCCCTGCCCGGCGGCTTTGTCAACGAAGGCGAGACTGCCGAGGACGCCATGAAGCGGGAGGCTATGGAGGAGACGTCGCTTGAAGTTGAGCCGATCGACATCCTTGGAGTCTATTCAGACCCAAGACGCGATCCCCGCAAGCACATAATGAGCGTGGTCTTTGTCGGGATAATCATAGGTGGCTCTGGCAAGGCAGGCGACGACGCCGAGGGCATCGAATGGGTCGAGCTTGCAGACATTGAAAGGCAGCAGTTCGCGTTTGACCACATCACGATACTGCGCGACTACAAAAAGTGGAAGGCGTCTGGCGGGACCTTCTGGTCGACCAAGAGAAGAAATGAGTGA
- a CDS encoding phosphatase PAP2 family protein, giving the protein MSAAATAATRPPWMIRARSMHFVALIAAFVAFSTLVASGVTLGADDAASRYFKSIHGNAGLDAVMIVITSMGDVTTLFIFGIIITIIRRTRKAGMVFLIALIVIVVLVMYIKPLVGREIPPYTFEPALELPSNFSLENDSLAPFAAGFSYPSGHAARATALAFIVGYAIYNKSRKAGYAIWAFPIIIGITRLYVMQHYPTDIIGGFLFGGMVSVVLASAMKLEQPFFMSRIKGKEDQPPQGEPQ; this is encoded by the coding sequence TTGTCTGCTGCCGCCACTGCTGCTACAAGGCCTCCTTGGATGATAAGGGCGCGCTCGATGCACTTTGTCGCGCTCATAGCCGCGTTTGTAGCGTTCAGCACGCTGGTTGCCTCTGGCGTGACTCTTGGAGCCGACGATGCGGCAAGCCGCTACTTTAAGTCGATTCATGGCAACGCCGGCCTCGACGCGGTAATGATAGTGATCACGTCGATGGGTGACGTCACCACGCTCTTTATCTTTGGGATCATAATCACGATAATCAGGCGCACTAGGAAGGCCGGCATGGTCTTCCTGATAGCGCTCATTGTCATTGTCGTCCTTGTGATGTATATCAAACCGCTGGTAGGAAGGGAGATCCCGCCATACACATTCGAGCCGGCGCTAGAGTTGCCTTCTAACTTCAGCCTGGAAAATGACAGCCTCGCACCGTTTGCAGCTGGCTTTTCGTACCCATCAGGGCATGCTGCGCGCGCAACCGCACTTGCCTTTATCGTGGGCTATGCGATCTATAACAAGTCAAGAAAAGCAGGCTATGCCATATGGGCATTTCCAATCATTATTGGCATCACCCGCCTTTACGTCATGCAGCACTACCCTACTGACATCATTGGAGGGTTCCTGTTTGGAGGTATGGTGTCGGTGGTGCTTGCAAGCGCGATGAAGCTTGAGCAGCCGTTCTTCATGTCTAGGATAAAGGGCAAAGAAGACCAGCCTCCACAGGGCGAACCGCAATAA
- a CDS encoding RNA-guided endonuclease InsQ/TnpB family protein, which produces MLNYKFRLYPTKEQELVLEQTLDGCRWVYNYFFDKNMSKEDMQFTLVELKEQHPWLRKYYHSKMLQMVTHQVAAARKASKDKLLSYRKNEDFNAFTYNQSGFKIEEDGKLYLSKIGSIRIVLHRKPVNVKQVTICRKNSKWYAVAACQLLRRMYSTLIKYRKPVGIDVGITKFCHDSDNHVEDNPQLLTKMLRPLRKAHRRVSRRQTGSSNREKARHMLARLYERIHNKRRDFLHKLSAYYASRYDLIFLEGLKVANLTRNHRLARKILDASWSAFKNMLQYKANRVVEVEPAYSSVDCSRCGHPVPKSLVVRTHVCTKCRAVLDREYNATINILQRGLESLIMLLLLLPVERREVTPVEIQHESVKQEEEEAIGQVR; this is translated from the coding sequence ATGCTCAACTACAAGTTCCGCCTATATCCAACGAAAGAACAGGAGCTTGTACTGGAGCAGACTCTCGATGGCTGCAGGTGGGTGTACAACTACTTCTTCGACAAGAATATGTCAAAAGAGGATATGCAGTTTACTCTAGTTGAGTTGAAAGAGCAGCACCCTTGGCTTCGCAAATACTACCATTCCAAGATGCTTCAGATGGTAACACATCAGGTTGCAGCAGCTAGAAAGGCTTCCAAAGACAAGCTTCTTTCGTACAGAAAGAATGAAGACTTCAACGCATTTACATACAACCAGTCTGGCTTTAAAATTGAAGAAGATGGAAAGCTCTACCTGTCAAAGATAGGCAGCATAAGGATTGTACTCCATAGAAAGCCGGTAAACGTCAAGCAGGTTACAATATGCAGGAAGAATTCAAAATGGTACGCAGTTGCGGCATGCCAGCTACTGCGCAGGATGTACTCAACCTTAATCAAGTATAGAAAGCCTGTGGGTATAGATGTTGGAATTACCAAGTTCTGCCATGACTCCGACAACCACGTTGAAGACAATCCGCAGCTTCTCACAAAGATGCTCAGGCCATTGAGAAAAGCTCACAGGAGGGTATCTAGAAGGCAGACAGGCAGCAGCAACCGGGAGAAAGCAAGACACATGCTTGCCAGATTGTACGAACGCATCCATAACAAGCGCCGTGACTTTCTACACAAGCTATCAGCGTACTATGCCAGCCGCTACGACCTGATATTCCTGGAAGGCCTGAAAGTAGCCAACCTCACAAGGAACCACCGGCTTGCACGCAAAATCCTGGACGCAAGCTGGTCTGCTTTTAAAAATATGCTGCAGTACAAGGCCAACCGCGTTGTTGAAGTAGAGCCAGCATATTCCTCGGTTGACTGCTCAAGGTGCGGCCATCCAGTACCAAAGTCACTTGTAGTACGTACGCATGTTTGTACAAAATGCAGAGCTGTGCTTGACAGAGAATACAACGCTACAATCAACATCCTCCAACGAGGGTTAGAATCGCTGATCATGTTGCTGTTACTACTACCGGTGGAACGCCGGGAAGTTACGCCTGTAGAGATTCAACATGAGTCTGTGAAGCAGGAAGAAGAAGAGGCTATCGGACAAGTCCGATAG
- a CDS encoding SPL family radical SAM protein, giving the protein MSDLWYSGAATLEEKKSKSIIHPFTVKSYNGLAINPYQGCGHRCAYCYATYEWSPEFYDKIYAKSNASEVLDRQLAEWKSDTIEPVMVASATDAYQPAELRYGLTRRCVKVLQKYNVPYIVFTKSVIIERDLELHRQYRDNCFIIWSITTCNEKIRRVVEPGTPPASKMFQVMKKFTDAGVCCGVYVDPIIPLVTDSDEDLEAVVRSCKEAGLRYVFGALMRLRTDIWERMKLVLRLLEIPDGIEKYKQIYNFEEPLDANYVAANRRYAEKIIGSLEDRIKSYGMECGFPDYMGPRRIDRSHLGQTTLHSYLV; this is encoded by the coding sequence ATGTCAGATCTTTGGTACAGCGGAGCGGCTACGCTTGAAGAAAAAAAGAGCAAGTCTATTATCCACCCATTTACGGTGAAGAGCTACAACGGCCTTGCAATAAACCCGTACCAGGGCTGCGGCCACCGCTGCGCCTACTGCTACGCCACGTATGAATGGTCGCCCGAGTTTTACGACAAGATCTACGCCAAGAGCAACGCCTCAGAGGTGCTTGATAGGCAGCTTGCAGAGTGGAAGTCAGACACAATAGAGCCGGTAATGGTGGCCTCTGCAACCGACGCATACCAGCCGGCAGAGCTCCGCTACGGGCTTACAAGAAGGTGCGTGAAGGTACTCCAGAAATACAACGTGCCCTACATTGTATTTACAAAGTCTGTGATAATCGAGCGCGACTTGGAGCTCCACCGGCAGTACAGGGACAACTGCTTTATCATTTGGTCGATCACCACCTGCAATGAAAAGATAAGGCGGGTGGTCGAGCCCGGGACTCCACCTGCAAGCAAGATGTTTCAGGTCATGAAAAAGTTCACCGATGCCGGGGTATGCTGCGGGGTCTACGTTGACCCCATAATCCCGCTTGTCACGGACAGCGACGAGGATCTTGAGGCAGTGGTCAGGAGCTGCAAAGAGGCCGGCCTGCGCTACGTCTTTGGTGCGCTGATGCGCCTTAGGACGGATATCTGGGAGCGCATGAAGCTCGTCCTGCGGCTGCTTGAAATCCCTGATGGTATCGAAAAGTACAAGCAGATATACAATTTTGAAGAGCCGCTTGATGCCAACTATGTCGCGGCCAACAGGCGGTATGCGGAAAAGATCATTGGCAGCCTAGAGGATAGAATCAAGAGCTACGGGATGGAGTGTGGATTTCCAGATTATATGGGCCCGCGCAGGATAGACAGGTCGCACCTTGGCCAGACCACGCTGCACAGCTACCTAGTGTAA
- a CDS encoding NAD(P)-dependent oxidoreductase, translating into MMKVGVVGLGLMGSGIATRLASTGHLMSVYNRSSEKARRFSKSASIASSPKELADNCDLVITVVTDFDAVKDVLLGKGGVIESTNRDLIVADASTISPMQSEHCARELRRAGIEMLGMPVMGGPAAAEAGDLVPMVAGRRQAFEKAKTVIEKLGKTFYIGERDGSANAIKLALNLNIALIASAVSEGITLAKGSGIDPAIFVQILNSTYFKTGLSEKKGPKMVKNDFTPSFHLKNMLKDLELATGTAQAAGITLPQTALAQQIFRAANNSGFSEQDYTSICAFLAKINGMEK; encoded by the coding sequence ATGATGAAAGTAGGAGTGGTGGGTCTCGGGCTGATGGGTTCTGGTATTGCGACCCGTCTGGCCAGCACAGGTCACTTGATGTCGGTGTACAACCGCTCAAGCGAAAAGGCAAGGCGCTTTTCAAAAAGCGCCAGTATAGCGTCCAGCCCAAAAGAGCTTGCGGACAATTGCGATCTTGTCATAACCGTCGTTACCGACTTTGATGCTGTCAAAGACGTTCTCCTTGGCAAGGGCGGCGTGATTGAATCGACCAACCGCGATCTGATAGTAGCAGACGCAAGCACGATCTCGCCCATGCAGTCTGAGCACTGTGCCAGAGAGCTGCGCAGGGCAGGGATAGAGATGCTTGGCATGCCTGTTATGGGAGGGCCGGCGGCCGCGGAGGCAGGCGATCTCGTGCCGATGGTAGCAGGCCGCAGACAGGCGTTTGAAAAAGCCAAGACGGTTATTGAAAAGTTGGGCAAGACCTTTTACATTGGCGAAAGGGACGGGTCTGCTAACGCTATCAAGCTGGCGCTCAACCTGAACATCGCGCTGATTGCAAGCGCTGTGTCAGAGGGGATAACACTTGCCAAGGGTTCCGGCATTGACCCGGCGATATTTGTCCAGATACTGAACTCGACCTACTTCAAGACTGGCCTTTCTGAAAAGAAGGGACCCAAGATGGTAAAGAACGACTTTACCCCTTCATTCCACCTCAAGAATATGCTAAAGGACTTGGAGCTTGCCACCGGCACCGCGCAGGCCGCCGGCATCACGCTCCCCCAGACTGCGCTTGCGCAGCAGATCTTTAGGGCGGCAAACAACAGCGGCTTTTCCGAGCAGGACTACACTTCTATCTGCGCGTTTCTGGCAAAGATAAACGGGATGGAGAAATGA
- a CDS encoding cysteine desulfurase: MQKSALNIEKIRADFPILNRKVSGGKPLVYLDNAATTQKPLTVIDAIHDYYMNYNSNIHRAVHQLAEEATLAFEKTREKVAKFINAKSTEEIIFTRNATEALNLVAYSWGRANVKKDDKIVITEIEHHSNIVPWQILTSEKGAKLEYIGVDDNGYLKMHEYKSHLDSNKVKLVSVTHMSNVLGTIVPVKDIIKMSHEKGIPVLIDGAQSVPHMTVDVQKMDCDFMAFSAHKMLGPTGVGVLYVKKEILEKMPPFMGGGDMIKEVHKYETRYNDLPYKFEGGTPNIADVIGFAAAIDYLNNLGMDRVREHEIELTKYAIDRISGVKGVTLYGPRNTNDRGGVVSFNIGDIHPHDLATIMNDHGVAIRSGHHCAQVLMERLDVSATSRASFYIYNTKEEIDTFIGALDEARRLFKI, from the coding sequence ATGCAAAAGAGTGCTCTTAACATCGAGAAAATAAGAGCGGATTTCCCGATCCTCAACCGCAAGGTGAGCGGAGGCAAGCCCCTTGTCTACCTTGACAATGCCGCGACCACTCAAAAGCCCCTTACAGTCATTGACGCTATCCACGACTACTACATGAACTACAACTCTAACATCCACCGCGCAGTGCACCAGCTTGCAGAAGAGGCCACGCTTGCTTTTGAAAAGACGAGGGAAAAGGTAGCGAAATTCATCAACGCCAAGTCGACGGAGGAGATCATTTTCACCCGCAACGCTACCGAGGCGCTCAACCTTGTCGCCTACTCATGGGGCCGGGCAAACGTGAAAAAGGACGACAAGATCGTCATCACGGAAATAGAGCACCACAGCAACATCGTGCCTTGGCAGATCCTGACTTCAGAAAAAGGAGCCAAGTTAGAGTACATTGGGGTCGACGACAACGGCTACCTAAAGATGCACGAATACAAGAGCCACCTTGACAGCAACAAGGTCAAGCTGGTGTCGGTGACGCACATGTCAAACGTGCTTGGCACGATCGTACCGGTAAAAGATATTATCAAGATGTCTCATGAAAAAGGGATACCTGTCCTTATCGACGGGGCGCAGTCAGTCCCGCATATGACAGTGGATGTCCAAAAGATGGACTGCGACTTTATGGCATTTTCTGCTCACAAGATGCTGGGCCCGACAGGGGTAGGTGTACTTTATGTCAAGAAGGAGATCCTTGAGAAGATGCCTCCATTCATGGGCGGAGGCGACATGATAAAGGAAGTCCACAAGTACGAGACGAGGTACAACGACCTCCCGTACAAGTTCGAGGGCGGAACACCAAACATCGCTGACGTAATTGGCTTTGCGGCCGCGATCGACTACCTGAACAACCTAGGAATGGACAGGGTCAGGGAGCACGAAATCGAGCTTACCAAATACGCGATTGACAGGATCTCTGGGGTAAAAGGCGTGACGCTCTATGGGCCCCGCAACACAAACGATAGAGGCGGCGTGGTATCGTTCAACATTGGCGACATTCACCCGCACGACCTTGCGACGATAATGAACGACCATGGAGTCGCAATCAGGTCCGGTCACCACTGCGCGCAGGTGCTCATGGAGAGGCTGGACGTATCAGCGACTTCTAGGGCAAGTTTTTATATCTACAATACAAAAGAAGAGATCGACACTTTCATTGGCGCGCTCGATGAAGCAAGGAGGCTATTCAAGATTTGA
- the sufB gene encoding Fe-S cluster assembly protein SufB yields MTAKEDLNMDYSKYDFKDSTELYIYLSKKGLSRGTVEEISRLKGEPDWMRDFRLRSYEVFMSKPMPNWGGDLSKIDFQNIYYYAKASEKSSKSWEDVPESVRNTFEKLGIPEAERKFLAGVGAQYESEVVYHNLREDLQKQGVIFVDTDTAVKEYPEIVKKHFGKVIPPEDNKFAALNSAVWSGGSFIYVPPNVKVELPLQAYFRINAENIGQFERTLIIADEGAEVHYIEGCTAPVYTTESLHSAVVELIAKKGAKIRYTTIQNWSKDVYNLVTKRAYAYENARVEWIDGNLGSKLTMKYPGVYMLGKGAHAEVVSVAFAGKDQHQDAGAKAVHLAPNTTSRITSKSVSKDSGRTTYRGLLHVAKGATAVKSNVRCDALLLDEHSRTDTYPYIEVNEDDATITHEATVGKIGEDQIFYLMTRGYSESDALSMIVGGFMEPFTKELPMEYAVELNRLVKLEMEGSVG; encoded by the coding sequence ATGACTGCAAAAGAAGACCTGAACATGGATTATAGCAAGTATGACTTTAAGGATTCTACAGAGCTATACATATACCTCAGCAAGAAGGGGCTCTCTAGGGGCACGGTCGAAGAGATCAGCAGGCTGAAAGGCGAGCCGGACTGGATGAGGGATTTCAGGCTGAGATCGTACGAGGTCTTCATGAGCAAGCCTATGCCAAACTGGGGAGGCGACCTGAGCAAGATCGACTTTCAAAACATCTACTACTATGCCAAGGCTTCAGAGAAGAGCAGCAAGAGCTGGGAGGACGTCCCAGAGTCGGTGAGGAACACCTTTGAAAAGCTCGGCATACCAGAAGCAGAGCGTAAGTTCCTTGCAGGCGTTGGCGCTCAATACGAGTCAGAAGTCGTCTATCACAATTTGAGAGAAGACCTGCAAAAGCAGGGCGTAATTTTCGTCGACACCGACACGGCGGTCAAGGAGTATCCCGAGATCGTCAAAAAGCACTTTGGCAAGGTGATCCCGCCGGAGGACAACAAGTTTGCAGCGCTCAACAGCGCAGTGTGGTCTGGTGGCTCGTTCATTTACGTCCCACCAAACGTCAAGGTCGAGCTGCCGCTGCAGGCTTACTTTAGAATAAATGCGGAGAACATTGGCCAGTTTGAAAGGACGCTTATCATCGCAGACGAAGGCGCCGAAGTACACTATATCGAAGGCTGCACCGCGCCAGTCTATACAACAGAGTCACTCCACTCTGCAGTCGTTGAACTGATCGCCAAGAAGGGCGCCAAGATCAGGTACACGACAATCCAGAACTGGAGCAAGGACGTCTACAACCTTGTCACAAAGAGGGCTTATGCTTATGAAAACGCTCGAGTCGAGTGGATCGACGGTAACCTCGGAAGCAAGCTGACAATGAAGTATCCGGGCGTCTACATGCTTGGCAAGGGCGCGCACGCCGAAGTCGTGTCAGTCGCATTTGCGGGCAAGGACCAGCACCAAGACGCAGGAGCAAAGGCAGTGCACCTTGCGCCAAACACCACTTCAAGGATCACGAGCAAGTCCGTGAGCAAGGACTCTGGCAGGACGACGTATAGGGGCCTACTGCATGTGGCAAAAGGCGCGACGGCTGTCAAGTCAAACGTCAGGTGCGATGCTCTGCTGCTGGACGAGCACTCTAGGACAGACACGTACCCATACATCGAGGTCAATGAGGACGACGCGACAATCACCCATGAAGCGACGGTGGGCAAGATAGGAGAAGACCAGATATTCTACCTGATGACCAGAGGATACTCAGAGTCTGATGCGCTGTCAATGATAGTGGGCGGGTTCATGGAGCCGTTCACAAAAGAGCTTCCGATGGAGTATGCAGTCGAGCTCAACAGGCTGGTCAAGCTCGAAATGGAAGGCTCGGTCGGTTAA
- the sufU gene encoding Fe-S cluster assembly sulfur transfer protein SufU yields MSDDIYREIILDHYRNPRNKGKLPDADVSIHDSNPLCGDEIDIHLKVDGDRIKDIRFEGRGCAISQASASMLTEMVQGKPLTSVKDLSKDDILENIGLMNLGPARIKCALLSLKVLKLGMVKYYADRDPASAKKLQEDSKGL; encoded by the coding sequence TTGAGTGACGACATTTACCGTGAAATAATCCTTGACCACTACCGCAACCCGAGGAACAAGGGCAAGCTGCCAGACGCCGATGTGAGCATACATGACAGCAACCCGCTATGCGGCGACGAGATCGACATACACCTCAAGGTGGACGGGGACAGGATCAAAGATATCAGGTTCGAGGGCAGGGGCTGCGCCATCAGCCAGGCAAGCGCCTCAATGCTTACAGAGATGGTGCAAGGCAAGCCATTGACGTCCGTCAAGGACCTGAGCAAGGACGACATTCTGGAAAATATTGGCCTCATGAACTTGGGGCCGGCCAGAATCAAGTGCGCTCTCTTATCGCTCAAGGTGCTAAAGCTTGGCATGGTAAAGTACTACGCGGACAGGGACCCTGCTTCTGCCAAAAAGCTGCAGGAAGACTCAAAGGGTCTGTAA
- the sufD gene encoding Fe-S cluster assembly protein SufD, which produces MMTTTALSSISNGYIDSLADKDPGWLAAMRRQAFSQYESLPAEVSPLYSKYSDVNKIKPASVHFAAQTRQQSALGKDLTDRLKELEQETGVLQVGQKIHRVFVRDSVAKQDVIVSGIKEALSKHGDLIKSRMEANPLNYLEDKFLALEASAFQSGIFIYIPRNVVLEDPIRVITSLADDGTSLVSRNIVVADTGSKATVVQELYAPGSSGRQDVQQGYFELVETHVSPNAHLEMVTLQAMGADTVNVSNRKAFVERDGKMSWYIGMFGSLLSRYKTDSVMKGPGASAEDVEIIFGVGNQSFDVMSNLIHHGQHSRGRVLVKSVLKDTSKSLFKGMIKIGKEGKGTESYLAGHAILLDRGAKSDSIPGLEIETNEVKATHSASVAQIDENQIYYLMTRGLSREGAKREIVSGFLEPLSRKMGPTIRAWVNYLIENKWQGRQLMLRTDEAMEQILEVEKSRYRETQDIFEKHYKYR; this is translated from the coding sequence ATGATGACCACTACTGCCCTATCCTCAATCAGCAACGGGTACATCGATTCGCTAGCGGACAAAGATCCCGGCTGGCTGGCAGCCATGCGAAGGCAGGCGTTCTCGCAGTACGAGTCGCTGCCGGCCGAGGTGTCGCCGCTCTATTCAAAGTATTCGGACGTCAATAAGATCAAGCCTGCAAGCGTGCACTTTGCTGCACAAACGAGGCAGCAATCTGCGCTTGGTAAGGACCTCACAGACAGGCTGAAGGAGCTAGAGCAGGAGACGGGCGTGCTCCAGGTGGGACAGAAGATACACAGAGTGTTTGTCCGCGACAGCGTCGCCAAGCAGGACGTTATAGTGTCAGGCATAAAAGAAGCCCTGTCAAAGCATGGCGACCTGATCAAATCGCGCATGGAAGCAAACCCGCTCAACTATCTGGAGGACAAGTTCTTGGCACTTGAAGCGTCAGCCTTCCAGTCAGGCATATTCATTTACATCCCAAGAAACGTGGTTCTTGAAGATCCGATAAGAGTTATCACTTCGCTTGCAGACGACGGCACTTCTCTTGTATCAAGGAACATTGTAGTCGCAGACACTGGCTCTAAGGCAACCGTGGTGCAGGAACTCTATGCACCCGGCTCGTCGGGCAGGCAGGACGTCCAGCAGGGATATTTCGAGTTGGTAGAAACGCATGTGAGCCCAAACGCGCATCTTGAAATGGTTACCCTGCAGGCGATGGGTGCCGATACCGTCAACGTGTCAAACAGAAAGGCGTTTGTTGAAAGGGACGGCAAGATGTCCTGGTACATTGGCATGTTCGGATCGCTCCTGTCACGCTACAAGACAGATAGCGTGATGAAGGGCCCTGGCGCATCCGCAGAAGATGTCGAGATCATTTTCGGGGTGGGCAACCAGTCGTTTGACGTGATGTCAAACCTCATACACCATGGGCAGCACTCGCGAGGAAGGGTGCTTGTCAAGTCGGTGCTCAAGGACACTTCAAAGTCGCTCTTCAAGGGTATGATCAAGATAGGCAAGGAAGGCAAGGGCACCGAGTCGTACTTGGCAGGTCATGCAATTCTGCTTGATAGGGGCGCAAAATCCGACTCGATACCAGGCCTTGAAATTGAAACTAACGAGGTCAAGGCGACGCACTCAGCATCAGTCGCCCAGATAGACGAGAACCAGATTTACTACCTAATGACGAGGGGCCTGAGCAGGGAAGGCGCCAAGCGCGAGATCGTGTCGGGCTTTCTCGAGCCGCTGTCGCGCAAGATGGGTCCGACCATTAGGGCGTGGGTCAACTACCTTATCGAGAACAAGTGGCAGGGCAGGCAGCTGATGCTCAGGACCGACGAGGCTATGGAGCAGATTCTGGAAGTTGAAAAGTCGCGCTACCGCGAAACGCAGGATATTTTCGAAAAGCACTACAAGTACAGGTAG